The Bacillus sp. Y1 genome has a window encoding:
- a CDS encoding family 43 glycosylhydrolase: MSKRTLQKLFLSIVAISLIIPISAFATSKNTTEDTMEAPTFENASVHDPSVIKVDETYYVFGSHLAAAKSKDLMKWEQVANGVSSDNPLFEDVVKELKETFDWAQSDTLWAADVIQLEDGKFYMYYNACKGDSPRSALGVAVADSVEGPYKDLGIIIKSGMWNQTSEDGTIYDARIHPNAVDPDVFFDKDGKLWMMYGSYSGGIFIMEMDPETGKPLPGQGYGKKLLGGNHSRIEGAYVLYSPETDYYYMYLSFGGLDAVGGYNMRVVRSENPDGPYYDAQGNDMINVKSDPNLPIFDDKSIEPYGVKVMGNHLFDRKIGDEGTGIGTGYISPGHNSAYYDPETGEHFLIFHTRFPQTGEMHEIRVHQMFMNKDGWPVVAPYRYAGEELEKVYREDIIGDYKMINHGKDISAEIKKTVDITLAKNNKITGDVTGTWKKTDHNSAELIIDGRTYKGVFLRQWDPTSETYVMTFSTLSQEGIAVWGSKVPTKTDKEIVADVEADLNIGDTTAVINNLELPTEGTRDAVISWSSSNADVVTDTGIITRPAAGSDPAQATLTATIQKGSETTTKVFTISVLPAKASGEIAHYSFNGDLTDSLGNLATATVTGNRIDNTTGNISYAEGKSGNAAVFKGDSGVRLPNGLISSNSYSVALWLKPEQLTAFTTTFFGARNANNWVSLVPMGPVGNQTMIWSGTTWYDAVTGMTIPAGEWTHLAFTVNEGQISVYVNGEEKFNKDGFPNVFTTTNGTFGLGVNWWDTPYKGLIDELHVYEGALTAEQVAELSK, translated from the coding sequence ATGAGTAAACGAACTTTGCAAAAATTGTTTTTGAGTATCGTCGCTATTTCATTAATTATTCCGATCTCGGCATTTGCAACTAGTAAAAATACAACAGAAGATACAATGGAAGCTCCAACCTTTGAAAATGCGTCAGTTCATGATCCATCCGTCATTAAAGTAGACGAAACGTATTATGTGTTCGGCTCGCATTTAGCTGCCGCTAAATCGAAGGACCTTATGAAGTGGGAACAGGTAGCAAATGGAGTAAGCAGCGACAATCCACTTTTTGAAGATGTGGTTAAAGAATTAAAAGAGACGTTTGATTGGGCTCAATCAGATACTTTATGGGCAGCTGATGTGATTCAGCTAGAAGATGGAAAGTTTTATATGTATTACAATGCTTGTAAAGGGGACTCTCCAAGATCAGCACTTGGTGTGGCGGTAGCTGACAGTGTAGAAGGACCTTATAAAGATTTAGGAATCATTATAAAATCCGGTATGTGGAATCAAACGAGTGAGGATGGAACGATTTACGATGCAAGAATTCATCCAAACGCGGTTGATCCAGATGTATTTTTTGATAAAGACGGAAAGCTTTGGATGATGTATGGTTCGTATTCTGGCGGTATTTTCATTATGGAAATGGATCCTGAAACAGGGAAGCCATTGCCAGGCCAAGGCTATGGGAAGAAATTATTAGGTGGAAATCATAGTAGAATTGAAGGCGCTTACGTATTATACAGCCCAGAAACGGACTACTATTATATGTATCTTTCATTTGGAGGTCTTGATGCAGTTGGCGGCTATAATATGCGTGTCGTTCGCTCCGAGAATCCAGATGGTCCATACTATGATGCACAAGGCAATGACATGATTAACGTTAAGTCAGACCCTAACCTTCCTATATTCGATGACAAGTCGATTGAGCCGTATGGGGTAAAAGTCATGGGGAATCACCTTTTTGATCGAAAGATCGGTGACGAAGGGACAGGAATCGGTACTGGCTATATATCTCCAGGCCATAACTCAGCCTACTATGATCCAGAAACAGGTGAACACTTCCTAATTTTCCATACTCGTTTCCCACAAACAGGCGAAATGCATGAAATTCGTGTTCATCAAATGTTTATGAATAAAGATGGTTGGCCAGTGGTCGCACCTTATCGCTATGCTGGTGAAGAATTAGAAAAAGTATACCGAGAAGATATCATTGGCGACTACAAAATGATCAACCACGGAAAAGACATCTCGGCAGAAATTAAGAAAACCGTTGATATTACTCTAGCGAAAAACAATAAAATCACTGGTGATGTGACAGGAACGTGGAAGAAGACGGACCATAACTCAGCTGAGTTGATTATTGATGGCAGAACGTATAAAGGGGTATTTTTACGTCAGTGGGACCCAACCTCAGAAACATATGTGATGACCTTTAGTACATTATCACAAGAAGGAATAGCGGTTTGGGGAAGCAAGGTTCCAACTAAGACAGATAAAGAAATCGTCGCAGACGTTGAAGCAGATTTGAATATTGGTGATACGACAGCTGTGATTAATAATCTCGAGCTACCTACGGAAGGTACTCGTGATGCAGTAATCAGCTGGTCATCTTCAAATGCAGATGTAGTAACAGACACAGGGATCATTACACGTCCTGCAGCTGGTTCTGACCCTGCCCAAGCGACATTAACAGCAACGATTCAAAAAGGAAGCGAAACAACAACAAAAGTCTTTACCATTTCTGTTCTGCCAGCGAAGGCAAGTGGGGAAATTGCACACTATTCCTTTAACGGAGATTTAACAGATTCATTAGGTAATTTAGCCACAGCAACGGTTACTGGAAATCGTATTGATAATACGACTGGAAACATCAGCTATGCAGAAGGAAAAAGTGGAAATGCGGCTGTTTTTAAAGGGGATTCAGGAGTACGACTACCAAATGGCTTGATTTCAAGCAACTCCTATTCTGTGGCACTTTGGTTAAAGCCTGAACAGCTAACAGCATTTACTACCACATTCTTTGGGGCAAGAAATGCAAACAACTGGGTGAGTCTTGTTCCAATGGGACCAGTTGGAAATCAAACGATGATCTGGTCTGGTACAACATGGTACGATGCCGTTACGGGGATGACAATTCCAGCTGGAGAGTGGACGCATCTCGCATTTACAGTCAACGAAGGTCAAATCTCGGTGTACGTGAATGGAGAAGAGAAATTTAACAAAGACGGTTTCCCGAATGTATTTACAACAACAAACGGAACCTTTGGCCTAGGTGTAAACTGGTGGGACACACCATATAAAGGGTTAATCGATGAGTTACATGTATATGAAGGGGCATTAACCGCAGAGCAAGTGGCAGAATTGAGTAAGTAA
- a CDS encoding MtnX-like HAD-IB family phosphatase, with the protein MKKWAFVSDFDGTISKKDFYWMVIDKYFSEGKELFNDWKAEKIKDIDFLATVFRAIHQEEAHIIEDIHTIPIDEYVPHFIKHVQENGGDFYILSAGTDYYIHHILKKYDIKDVTVFSNEGFFHEKNIHMKIDSNDWKYSERYGIDKSKVIQKLKEEYELVYFAGDSEPDSHPAVFADLTFAKDALQDMLKEKGVPYIAVEEFTEIEEYLINKGLISR; encoded by the coding sequence ATGAAAAAATGGGCATTTGTATCTGATTTTGATGGTACTATTTCGAAAAAAGACTTTTACTGGATGGTGATTGATAAATACTTTTCAGAAGGGAAAGAGCTTTTTAACGATTGGAAGGCTGAGAAGATCAAAGATATTGATTTTCTTGCTACGGTCTTTCGAGCGATTCACCAAGAAGAAGCACATATTATTGAAGATATACATACGATTCCAATTGACGAGTATGTCCCTCATTTTATTAAGCATGTTCAAGAAAATGGTGGAGATTTTTATATACTAAGCGCAGGTACGGATTATTATATTCATCATATTCTCAAGAAATACGATATAAAAGACGTGACTGTGTTTTCGAATGAAGGATTTTTTCATGAAAAAAATATTCATATGAAAATTGATAGTAACGATTGGAAATACTCTGAGCGATATGGAATTGATAAATCGAAAGTGATTCAAAAATTAAAGGAAGAATACGAGCTGGTGTATTTTGCTGGTGACAGTGAGCCTGATTCGCATCCGGCTGTGTTTGCTGATCTCACCTTTGCCAAGGATGCCCTTCAAGATATGCTTAAGGAAAAGGGTGTCCCCTACATCGCTGTTGAGGAATTCACAGAAATTGAAGAATACCTAATTAATAAAGGGCTGATTTCACGATAA
- a CDS encoding D-2-hydroxyacid dehydrogenase, with product MNIHNILIAGEYQEEFETYFPNMEQKEFRFLPVEAITDHDLDWADAYVGFKPCANFQLSKVKWVHSFNAGVNNFLDIEGWKENHVLLTRTICSFGERISEYCLSYLLTNLQYHGQFQKQQQQKKWIQKTPKLMKDVTILIFGTGAIGQEVAKTFTHFGSTVMGVSESGKQKEYFHKVVPISSVSSIIEEANWIISTLPLTQHTKQLFNEELFSQMKSVGFINVGRGATVDEKALINALDSGNIHTAILDVVEIEPLQKDSTLWLRKDVTITPHISAVTELNEAILCFAQTLHAIESNQPLPNSVDFDKGY from the coding sequence ATGAATATACATAACATTCTTATAGCAGGGGAGTATCAGGAGGAATTTGAGACATATTTTCCAAACATGGAACAAAAGGAATTTCGCTTTCTACCTGTAGAGGCGATCACAGATCATGACTTAGACTGGGCAGATGCCTATGTGGGATTCAAACCATGCGCAAATTTTCAACTATCGAAAGTAAAATGGGTTCATTCCTTTAATGCAGGTGTGAATAATTTTTTAGACATAGAAGGGTGGAAAGAAAATCACGTTCTTCTAACCCGTACCATTTGTTCCTTCGGTGAACGAATAAGTGAATATTGTTTAAGTTATTTATTAACAAACCTACAATATCATGGGCAATTTCAGAAACAGCAGCAACAAAAAAAGTGGATTCAAAAAACACCGAAGTTAATGAAGGATGTTACGATTCTTATTTTTGGAACTGGGGCCATTGGTCAAGAAGTTGCCAAGACGTTTACCCATTTTGGTTCCACCGTTATGGGTGTCTCCGAAAGCGGTAAACAAAAGGAATATTTTCATAAAGTTGTTCCGATAAGCTCCGTTTCTTCCATAATTGAAGAAGCCAACTGGATCATCAGTACGCTCCCGCTGACTCAACACACAAAACAGTTATTCAATGAAGAACTATTTTCTCAAATGAAGTCAGTAGGTTTTATCAACGTAGGCAGAGGCGCAACGGTTGATGAAAAAGCGCTCATCAATGCACTCGATTCAGGTAACATACATACGGCGATTCTAGATGTAGTAGAGATAGAACCACTACAAAAAGATTCGACTCTTTGGTTAAGGAAAGACGTGACCATTACTCCACATATCTCTGCCGTAACCGAACTGAATGAAGCGATCCTATGCTTTGCTCAAACCTTACACGCCATAGAATCAAACCAACCTTTACCGAATTCAGTAGATTTTGATAAGGGATATTAA
- a CDS encoding methyl-accepting chemotaxis protein, with the protein MNTLATIQETLTLSSEELEASANMVDGVSENGNKVVQHAIKQMSHIHDSVLEVAGVIDNLGSQSQEISQITKVITSIADQTNLLALNAAIEAARAGEHGKGFAVVADEVRKLAVQSKSSSNEIIDLILKIQTGTNQAVKSMEKSTLEVENGSIAVNEAGRSFIQITDSITDIRKTIQSIHQYVQKMTESSKYVTANIEVLTEIAKVNSTSSRAVAASAEEQLATMEEIASSVQTVNDMAINLKEVLRKFTI; encoded by the coding sequence ATGAACACATTGGCTACCATTCAAGAAACACTAACCCTTTCTTCAGAAGAACTCGAAGCTTCAGCCAATATGGTAGACGGAGTGTCTGAAAACGGAAACAAGGTCGTACAACATGCGATTAAGCAAATGTCGCATATACATGACTCAGTTTTAGAAGTGGCAGGAGTGATTGATAACCTTGGTAGTCAATCACAAGAGATTAGTCAAATAACTAAAGTGATCACAAGTATTGCAGATCAAACGAATTTACTCGCTTTAAATGCAGCAATTGAAGCAGCACGAGCGGGTGAGCATGGGAAAGGCTTTGCCGTTGTTGCTGATGAGGTGCGTAAACTTGCCGTTCAATCTAAGAGCTCTTCCAACGAGATTATTGATCTTATTTTAAAAATCCAAACCGGCACTAATCAAGCTGTAAAGTCGATGGAAAAGAGCACACTTGAGGTAGAAAATGGGTCTATTGCTGTAAATGAGGCGGGAAGATCTTTTATACAAATTACTGATTCTATCACAGACATACGTAAGACGATTCAGTCTATTCATCAATATGTACAAAAAATGACGGAAAGCTCCAAATATGTAACTGCCAATATTGAAGTGCTAACAGAAATTGCAAAGGTTAATTCCACCTCCTCACGTGCGGTTGCTGCATCAGCTGAAGAGCAATTGGCAACGATGGAGGAAATCGCTTCATCCGTTCAGACAGTAAATGATATGGCAATTAACTTAAAAGAAGTTTTAAGGAAATTTACGATTTAA
- a CDS encoding DinB family protein has translation MESIQSMFDHLHWANVRINNTLLSLSEPNKQAEKLFAHTLLAERVWITRLVGKSSAHLPIWTDLSLKSCDELLHKNHHDYRTYLSRVTEQGIEQIVIYKNSTGEEFHNSIRNILVHVALHGQYHRGQINLLLRQNDEEPVSTDYIIFKREQQ, from the coding sequence ATGGAATCCATTCAAAGTATGTTTGATCATTTACATTGGGCAAATGTACGTATCAACAACACATTACTTTCACTTAGTGAACCCAATAAACAAGCAGAAAAATTATTCGCTCATACTTTATTAGCTGAACGAGTATGGATCACAAGGCTGGTGGGGAAGAGCAGTGCTCATCTCCCTATTTGGACAGACCTCTCATTGAAAAGTTGTGATGAACTTCTTCACAAGAACCATCATGATTATCGGACTTATTTATCGAGAGTAACAGAACAAGGAATCGAGCAAATAGTTATTTATAAAAATAGCACGGGAGAGGAGTTTCATAACTCGATCAGAAATATCCTTGTCCATGTAGCTCTACACGGGCAGTATCATCGAGGGCAAATCAATCTCCTTCTTCGACAAAATGACGAAGAACCCGTTAGCACGGACTATATCATTTTTAAAAGAGAACAACAATAA
- a CDS encoding methyl-accepting chemotaxis protein, with translation MLKRVKWSNIKIGGKYMVIFSFMTIAFLISVVVTGIFIKDTSEKMEDTVTRNQVAVDAGNLVTLYHEKYLLVPEYILLSDETKLNVYLDHSQEFVSIAKKLKQNLTTNQLETFNQLIENNHKLDEYFFSTIVPKVQQINTEEFTTLEREARELKNETIKLGYELKDTATKISEADLAAAQNQLERLYLILIISSVGSIVLSFIMIFILSRKIKRNLEEIVVQSNEIASGRLNNEELTYRGTDEIGQLSHSINEMATSLRGMISEISTLSVEVDKQSVTLFESSEEVKLGSEQVSITIEEMAKGASTQADNAANIASKTKEFNDEIIHSNSQGEKLVEFSGQVLDVAVRGDNQMKESLQQMKKINHVVSESVHQVKNLESKTQSITEIVHVIKSIADQTNLLALNASIEAARAGEAGKSFAVVATEVRKLAEEVSRSVEGIASIVFSIKEETSKIADNLNEGYGEVNKGTVQIELTGQQFADIKEKVEHMSIGIKTISEGLNKVQQSSQSMSENIEHIAAVSEETAAGSEEISAAVLQQNQSLDNISVSAKMLTSMVERMNNLIKKFEL, from the coding sequence ATGTTAAAAAGGGTAAAATGGTCAAACATCAAAATTGGTGGGAAGTACATGGTGATCTTCTCTTTTATGACCATTGCTTTTTTAATTTCTGTCGTAGTAACAGGAATTTTCATTAAAGATACGAGCGAAAAAATGGAAGATACAGTGACGAGAAATCAAGTAGCTGTAGATGCTGGAAACTTAGTTACCCTTTACCATGAAAAGTACTTACTAGTTCCGGAGTACATTCTCTTGTCTGATGAAACAAAGTTGAATGTGTATTTGGATCATAGTCAAGAGTTTGTCAGCATTGCAAAAAAACTAAAGCAAAATCTAACTACCAATCAATTGGAAACGTTTAATCAGCTCATTGAAAATAATCATAAACTCGACGAGTATTTTTTTAGTACGATCGTTCCAAAAGTACAACAAATTAATACAGAAGAGTTTACGACATTAGAAAGGGAAGCAAGAGAATTAAAAAATGAAACCATTAAATTGGGCTATGAGTTAAAAGATACGGCAACAAAAATAAGTGAAGCTGATTTAGCCGCAGCACAAAATCAACTAGAGAGACTATATCTGATTCTTATCATTTCATCAGTCGGATCAATCGTTCTTTCATTTATCATGATTTTTATCCTTAGTCGTAAAATCAAAAGAAATCTGGAAGAAATCGTCGTTCAAAGTAATGAGATTGCTAGCGGAAGACTGAATAATGAGGAATTAACCTACCGTGGGACTGATGAAATTGGACAGCTCTCTCACTCTATTAATGAGATGGCAACAAGCTTACGAGGAATGATTTCTGAAATCTCGACTTTATCAGTGGAAGTGGACAAGCAAAGTGTCACATTGTTTGAGTCATCAGAGGAAGTAAAGCTAGGAAGTGAACAAGTTTCTATCACCATTGAAGAAATGGCTAAGGGAGCAAGCACACAAGCGGATAATGCAGCTAATATTGCGTCAAAAACAAAGGAATTCAATGATGAAATTATTCATTCTAACTCACAAGGTGAAAAATTAGTAGAATTCTCCGGTCAAGTGTTAGATGTGGCCGTTCGTGGGGACAATCAAATGAAAGAATCACTACAACAAATGAAGAAAATTAATCATGTGGTAAGTGAATCTGTTCACCAAGTGAAGAATTTAGAAAGCAAGACACAATCGATCACAGAGATCGTCCATGTGATCAAGTCCATTGCCGATCAAACGAACTTGCTTGCATTGAATGCATCCATTGAAGCGGCTAGAGCTGGAGAAGCAGGAAAAAGCTTTGCTGTTGTAGCAACGGAAGTAAGAAAATTAGCCGAAGAAGTTTCGCGTTCTGTCGAAGGTATTGCATCCATTGTTTTCAGCATTAAAGAAGAAACATCAAAAATTGCAGATAATTTGAACGAAGGGTACGGTGAAGTGAATAAAGGAACCGTACAAATTGAACTAACTGGTCAACAATTTGCCGACATTAAAGAAAAAGTAGAACATATGTCCATTGGCATAAAAACCATTTCAGAAGGCTTAAATAAAGTTCAACAATCAAGTCAATCCATGAGTGAAAATATCGAGCATATTGCTGCCGTATCAGAGGAAACCGCAGCTGGTTCGGAAGAGATTTCAGCAGCTGTCCTACAGCAAAACCAATCGCTCGACAATATTTCTGTAAGTGCCAAAATGCTAACAAGCATGGTAGAAAGAATGAACAACTTGATTAAAAAATTCGAACTATAA
- a CDS encoding SGNH/GDSL hydrolase family protein, producing the protein MKMKSKILRTMLIGAMFASIPMTTLAKDNKQLDYVALGDSLAAGATPYRELDKGYADFLVDRYEQSQYEITLNNYGVPGYRTTNIVSELLNPTNSKYGPLRESIKNAELITIDIGANDLLANLKTIQQNPSTAPAVLNTIAQNLYLILSEIEKINPRIKVYVMGYYNPFPHLPKQEQAFLLPLLDALNHTIEKVASANGEEFVPTAKVIKKYETAYVPNPNDIHLSIEGYQAVAKEFWKAIQEE; encoded by the coding sequence ATGAAAATGAAGAGTAAAATTTTACGGACTATGTTAATCGGAGCAATGTTTGCATCAATACCAATGACAACGCTTGCGAAAGACAACAAACAACTCGACTATGTGGCTCTAGGTGATTCGTTAGCCGCTGGGGCAACACCTTATCGTGAACTCGATAAAGGGTACGCAGATTTTCTAGTTGATCGTTATGAGCAATCACAGTACGAAATCACTTTAAATAACTATGGTGTCCCTGGATACAGGACTACCAATATCGTAAGTGAGCTTCTCAATCCTACCAATTCCAAATACGGTCCACTAAGGGAATCCATTAAAAACGCTGAACTTATTACCATTGATATTGGAGCGAATGATTTGTTAGCCAATTTAAAAACGATACAGCAAAATCCTTCCACAGCACCAGCTGTCCTAAACACCATTGCCCAAAATTTATACCTTATTTTAAGTGAAATCGAAAAAATCAATCCTAGAATAAAGGTCTATGTCATGGGCTACTACAATCCATTCCCTCATTTACCAAAGCAAGAGCAGGCGTTCTTACTTCCATTATTAGATGCGCTGAATCATACCATAGAAAAAGTAGCTTCTGCCAACGGAGAGGAGTTTGTGCCTACCGCAAAAGTGATTAAAAAATATGAAACGGCGTATGTGCCTAACCCTAACGACATCCACTTAAGTATAGAAGGATATCAGGCCGTGGCAAAAGAATTTTGGAAGGCGATACAAGAAGAGTAA
- a CDS encoding MATE family efflux transporter — protein MNLASVRQMVHRYSHTCTHREYFILAFPLILSGVSTPLLGVVDTAVVGRIQDPTALGGVAIAAVIFNTMYWLLGFLRVTTSGFTSQADGAKNEEGIMLALYRPMIIAILMGLIFILFQKPIIHLSLLLMGGNVSTNALAETYFLIRIWGAPFILLSYVTIGWLVGLGKVKMSLFLQIGMNLLNIVLDIVFVLGLHMGVAGVAYATLISEVSSVLVGMFIIYHTNKSRFFIPSYAALIKKDTLVQMFLVNRDHFLRTLCLVTMTGIFTSKGASMGELTLAANAILLQVQYVMAYLFGGFANASSILVGRAFGGKNSSLYFRALSLSATWGFATAILLSLLTFLFGDFIVSLFTTIHEVKNTTHGFLFWMFLFPLVGFWGLQLEGIFSGATDAKSVRNSIFFALLVFLAAIVFLVPVFGNHGVWMAFILFSLSRSVFLSLYVKKLTNRLVG, from the coding sequence ATGAACTTAGCTTCCGTTAGACAAATGGTTCACCGTTATTCACATACATGTACTCATCGCGAATACTTTATACTAGCTTTTCCTTTAATTTTATCTGGAGTCTCTACTCCCTTACTTGGAGTGGTAGATACGGCCGTTGTTGGAAGAATACAAGACCCTACGGCGTTAGGTGGAGTCGCGATTGCTGCCGTTATTTTTAATACGATGTACTGGCTGCTCGGCTTTTTACGTGTGACGACAAGTGGCTTCACGTCACAAGCTGATGGAGCAAAAAATGAAGAAGGAATTATGCTTGCGCTTTACCGCCCGATGATTATTGCTATTCTAATGGGTTTGATTTTTATCCTTTTTCAAAAGCCAATCATCCATTTATCCCTTCTCCTTATGGGAGGGAATGTATCAACAAATGCCCTGGCTGAAACTTACTTTCTCATTCGTATCTGGGGAGCACCGTTTATTCTACTAAGCTATGTAACCATTGGTTGGCTAGTCGGCTTAGGAAAAGTAAAAATGTCCTTATTCCTTCAAATTGGTATGAACCTATTAAACATCGTGCTTGATATTGTCTTTGTTCTCGGCTTACATATGGGGGTTGCAGGCGTCGCCTATGCTACTTTAATCTCTGAAGTGTCCTCCGTTTTAGTTGGAATGTTCATTATTTATCATACAAATAAAAGTCGTTTCTTTATTCCTTCGTATGCTGCGTTAATAAAGAAGGACACCTTAGTTCAAATGTTTCTTGTGAATCGCGACCATTTTCTCAGAACATTATGTTTAGTCACGATGACTGGAATTTTCACCTCAAAAGGAGCAAGTATGGGTGAGCTCACATTAGCTGCAAATGCGATCCTTTTACAAGTTCAGTATGTAATGGCATACCTTTTTGGAGGATTCGCTAATGCCTCAAGCATTTTAGTGGGAAGAGCGTTTGGAGGAAAGAATAGCTCTCTATATTTTCGAGCTTTGTCGCTTTCAGCAACCTGGGGATTTGCCACAGCTATTCTTTTATCCCTTTTGACCTTCCTGTTTGGAGACTTTATCGTGTCATTATTCACGACGATTCATGAGGTAAAAAATACCACTCATGGATTCTTATTTTGGATGTTTCTATTTCCACTTGTCGGATTTTGGGGATTACAACTAGAAGGCATTTTTTCTGGTGCAACGGACGCGAAATCGGTGAGAAATTCTATTTTCTTCGCTTTACTTGTGTTTTTAGCAGCCATTGTATTTCTTGTACCCGTCTTTGGAAACCACGGAGTATGGATGGCGTTTATCTTATTTAGTCTATCCCGAAGCGTCTTTTTATCTCTTTACGTCAAAAAACTTACTAATCGATTAGTAGGATAA
- a CDS encoding sugar ABC transporter substrate-binding protein, which produces MKYFTKMSLTSLFLIIVMVVTAGCSSAEKASSNNNSKLITDESKPYVGFLLDTLKDERWYKDKALFEEEIKKLGGQVKTLAANGLDEVQIKQAKLLIEEGVDVLVVVPHDAVISAEIVEIAHEAGVKVVSYDRLIKNAEVDYYISFDNEKVGEIQATEILKKVPSGNFAYIGGAESDNNAILFRQGAMKVLQPLIDNGTVKLVHDQYTDDWNPDIAKENMKTALSKNGNAINAVIAANDGTAGGVIESLAAVGLAGTVPVSGQDAELEGVRRVVQGLQTMTVYKPINLLAIKSAEMAMMVAKGEEVKTDKQINNGKIDVPAVFLDPIAITKENVRDTVIKDGYLNETDVFK; this is translated from the coding sequence ATGAAGTATTTTACAAAGATGTCACTAACAAGTTTATTTCTAATAATCGTAATGGTCGTTACAGCAGGTTGTTCTTCAGCAGAGAAAGCATCAAGCAATAACAACTCAAAATTAATCACCGATGAGTCGAAACCGTATGTTGGTTTCTTATTAGATACGTTAAAAGATGAAAGATGGTACAAAGATAAAGCACTGTTTGAAGAAGAAATTAAAAAGCTGGGTGGTCAAGTAAAAACACTAGCAGCTAACGGTTTGGATGAAGTCCAAATTAAACAAGCCAAACTATTAATTGAAGAGGGAGTTGACGTATTAGTCGTTGTTCCTCATGATGCGGTAATTTCAGCTGAAATCGTAGAGATTGCCCATGAAGCAGGTGTAAAGGTGGTTTCCTACGACCGGTTGATAAAAAATGCCGAAGTAGATTACTATATTTCCTTTGATAATGAAAAAGTAGGGGAAATTCAAGCTACGGAAATTTTAAAGAAAGTACCTAGCGGAAATTTCGCTTATATCGGTGGAGCAGAATCTGACAACAATGCGATTCTTTTCCGTCAAGGGGCTATGAAGGTATTACAGCCTTTGATCGATAACGGAACTGTGAAGCTCGTTCATGATCAGTATACAGATGATTGGAACCCAGACATTGCAAAGGAAAATATGAAAACGGCCCTGAGTAAAAATGGAAATGCCATTAACGCGGTTATTGCCGCCAATGATGGAACGGCTGGTGGAGTAATCGAATCATTAGCTGCCGTTGGTTTAGCTGGCACCGTTCCGGTTTCTGGCCAGGACGCCGAACTTGAAGGAGTTCGACGTGTCGTTCAAGGCCTACAAACGATGACCGTATATAAACCGATCAACCTATTAGCGATTAAATCTGCCGAAATGGCGATGATGGTAGCAAAGGGTGAAGAAGTAAAGACCGACAAGCAAATTAACAATGGAAAAATCGATGTACCAGCTGTCTTCTTAGATCCAATTGCCATCACAAAAGAAAACGTGCGTGATACCGTAATTAAGGATGGATACTTGAACGAGACAGACGTGTTTAAATAA